A single Venturia canescens isolate UGA chromosome 1, ASM1945775v1, whole genome shotgun sequence DNA region contains:
- the LOC122419261 gene encoding aminopeptidase N-like yields the protein MARLNVVASLVLVFILLYRSDAVLYGESTKSDHEGVSTNENDPSWYRLPDYVLPEKYELWILQHLAVKNFTYEGRVKIDLRAVAKTKVFMVNVVGLEIHREKSQVRTIVNGTIGVDVPIVRQELDIRRQMYIISFLDDIPPGQYSLSLFFVGQVLDDLNGFYRSSYESGGNTRWLGVTQFSSIFARKAFPCFDEPYMKATYRLHIGHYTNETVTSNTAPELVQEIKPGYLLTTLAETPAMPTYLVGWAIHDFALSKAKNSSSFGLWTREKMVDRGSAFLNACPKIYEALDDWIRVKNPITKMDQIAVPDFYWSAMENWGMVTFRESVILWGSGVTPTSKVRSGLSTVAHEYAHTWFGNLVTPKFWNVAWLKEGFATFFGSYILDIVNEDLKMMDSFVVDILQQALLHDSVPHNRTMNGKGVGSPESIPACMDFVTYKKGASIIRMVYYLVGDLAFQRGLQSYVASLANKFSVPSDFYEHLQRSADQMNSFKEPVQLSDVVESWANQPGYPVISVTRNYSTSITEMRQEKFYRNKNRRNGEYENLRWWVPINFATIQSRPLSKKSTIWIRPQNHSIIVSTIQPIETIICNIDQAYYYRVNYDRENWQRLINHLMSGNFETIGPMNRASLLDDSYNLARAGYIDYSIPLDLSRYLIHETDYEPWAAAITVFDFLNSMLSGLLDIETAFQAHINRIIQPIYENLTFHQAPSDKMRTGILRNIIVSTACSINNAHCLSVANSLFKEWLADNDKRINPDSKSTVYCAGIRLASSKDWHEVLQILLHTELHTEQELLIAGLGCTNNSTLIREFLNYSLYDGPEIRKQYRLTLFDAVLRGNPANMEYVLTFVNENLQKIIAVRDSWFLLNIFEAIKKRVVSEDQLRKFEILVERSAELIGLSINNAREVIEFAEDNVSWIRSYAPKIKKWLDLNK from the exons ATGGCGAGGTTGAATGTGGTCGCCTCGCTCGTTTTggtattcattttattatatcgtTCTGACGCCGTTCTCTACGGCGAGTCTACGAAAAGCGATCACGAAGGAGTTTctacgaatgaaaatgatcCATCCTGGTACAGACTTCCGGATTACGTGTTACcagaaaaatacgaattgtGGATATTGCAACATCTTGCCGTGAAGAATTTCACGTATGAGGGACGCGTGAAAATCGACCTGCGAGCTGTTgcaaaaacaaaagtttttatGGTCAACGTTGTTGGTCTGGAAATTCATCGTGAAAAGTCTCAAGTTCGGACAATCGTCAACGGTACTATCGGTGTGGACGTGCCAATTGTAAGACAAGAGCTCGACATCAGAAGACAGATGTACATCATTTCATTCCTGGATGACATTCCTCCTGGTCAGTACTCGCTGTCGCTATTTTTTGTTGGCCAAGTCCTCGACGATTTGAATGGTTTCTACAGGAGTTCGTACGAATCAGGAGGAAATACACG atGGCTCGGAGTCACGCAATTCTCCTCGATTTTCGCACGCAAAGCTTTCCCATGTTTCGACGAGCCTTACATGAAAGCCACGTATCGACTTCACATTGGACATTATACGAATGAAACGGTCACCTCAAATACGGCGCCGGAGCTGGTACAAGAAAT AAAACCAGGATATTTGCTAACGACCCTGGCAGAAACCCCGGCAATGCCAACGTATCTCGTAGGCTGGGCAATCCATGATTTTGCGTTGTCCAAAGCAAAGAATTCAAGTTCATTCGGACTCTGGACTCGGGAGAAAATGGTAGATCGAGGCTCGGCGTTTCTCAACGCGTGTCCCAAAATCTACGAAGCTCTCGACGACTGGATACGAGTTAAAAATCCAATCACGAAGATGGACCAGATCGCAGTGCCTGATTTTTACTGGTCCGCTATGGAGAATTGGGGAATGGTGACATTCCGGGAGTCCGTAATACTCTGGGGAAGCGGTGTCACACCCACCAGCAAAGTTCGTAGTGGACTCAGCACAGTTGCCCACGAATACGCTCATACTTGGTTCGGCAATTTGGTCACTCCGAAATTTTGGAACGTAGCCTGGTTGAAGGAAGGCTTTGCCACGTTTTTTGGGAGTTACATCCTTGACATTGTTAACGAGGATTTGAAAATGATGGATTCTTTTGTTGTTGATATCCTTCAGCAAGCGTTGTTACACGATTCTGTTCCGCACAATAGAACAATGAACGGTAAAGGGGTTGGGAGTCCAGAAAGTATTCCGGCCTGCATGGATTTTGTGACTTATAAGAAAG GGGCTTCGATTATTCGAATGGTGTACTACCTCGTCGGAGATCTCGCTTTCCAACGAGGATTACAATCCTACGTGGCATCGTT AGCCAACAAATTTTCAGTCCCAAGTGATTTCTACGAGCACTTACAACGTTCTGCTGATCAAATGAACTCGTTCAAAGAACCGGTTCAGTTGAGCGACGTCGTCGAATCTTGGGCAAATCAACCTGGATATCCTGTGATCAGTGTAACACGTAATTATTCTACCAGCATCACAGAAATGAGACAAGAGAAATTTTATAGGAACAAGAATAGACGAAACGGTGAATACGAAAACCTGCGCTGGTGGGTTCCCATCAATTTTGCAACAATCCAATCTCGTCCTCTTTCCAAAAAATCAACGATCTGGATTAGACCACAGAATCACAGTATTATCGTGTCAACGATTCAACCCATCGAAACAATAATCTGCAACATCGATCAAGCTTACTACTATCGAGTCAATTACGATCGGGAAAACTGGCAGAGACTCATCAATCACTTAATGTCTGGCAACTTCGAGACCATTGGCCCGATGAACAGAGCATCCTTGCTTGATGACTCTTACAATCTTGCAAGAGCTGGTTATATCGACTACTCGATACCCTTGGACCTCTCGAGATACTTGATTCACGAAACAGATTACGAGCCTTGGGCTGCAGCGATCACAGTTTTCGATTTCCTAaacagcatgctcagtggccTGCTGGATATCGAAACAGCATTTCAA GCCCACATCAATCGCATCATCCAACCAATCTATGAAAATTTAACCTTCCATCAAGCTCCAAGTGATAAAATGCGGACAGGAATTTTGCGAAATATTATTGTATCAACAGCGTGTTCGATTAACAATGCACATTGCTTGTCGGTTGCGAATTCATTGTTCAAAGAATGGCTGGCAGATAATGACAAAAG AATAAATCCAGACTCTAAAAGCACCGTTTACTGTGCTGGCATACGTTTGGCTAGCTCAAAAGATTGGCATGAGGTTTTACAAATACTTCTCCACACTGAATTGCATACGGAACAAGAATTGTTGATTGCTGGCCTCGGTTGCACGAATAATTCAACACTGATAagagaatttctaaattattctCTCTACGATGGTCCTGAGATACGAAAGCAGTACAGGCTCACTTTATTCGACGCTGTTCTCAGAGGAAATCCGGCAAATATGGAATACGTTTTAACCTTCGTcaacgaaaatctgcaaaaaatcATTGCCGt AAGAGATTCTTGGTTTTTGCTGAATATTTTCGAAGCCATCAAGAAGCGAGTAGTTTCCGAGGACCAACTGCGTAAG TTTGAAATTCTTGTGGAACGCAGCGCTGAATTAATTGGCTTGAGCATAAACAATGCTCGTGAAGTTATCGAGTTCGCGGAAGATAATGTGTCATGGATACGTAGTTACGCtccgaaaatcaaaaaatggtTGGATTTGAACAAATGA